A single genomic interval of Spirosoma linguale DSM 74 harbors:
- a CDS encoding tyrosyl-tRNA synthetase (KEGG: ank:AnaeK_1100 tyrosyl-tRNA synthetase~TIGRFAM: tyrosyl-tRNA synthetase~PFAM: aminoacyl-tRNA synthetase class Ib): protein MNFIDELRWRGMLNDMTPGTEEQLQKEMTAAYIGFDPTAASLHIGNLATIMLLVHLQRAGHKPFALVGGATGMIGDPSGKAAEREFLSEETLQRNQNGIRQQLTKFLDFDCGANSAEMVNNYDWFKEISFLGFLREAGKHITVNYMMAKDSVKKRLETGISFTEFSYQLLQGYDFYWLYKHKNVRLQMGGSDQWGNITTGTEFIRRKEGGAEHLEGGHQAFALTTPLVTKSDGTKFGKSESGNVWLDPALTSPYQFYQFWLNTADADCPRLIRVFTLLTREEIEELERQHNEAPHLRILQKAIAKEVTTRIHSESGYELAVKASEVLFGKATLETLRSIQADEFDVIFEGVPLTEVSAEELANSKDITDLLSVASRGEVYASKGEARRAITQNAVSINKTKVTDPAAPVAFDWLQDRYILISKGKKNHLLKKI, encoded by the coding sequence ATGAATTTTATTGACGAACTGCGCTGGCGTGGTATGTTAAACGACATGACCCCCGGTACCGAAGAGCAACTACAAAAAGAAATGACAGCGGCTTACATTGGCTTCGACCCAACCGCTGCTTCACTGCATATTGGTAACCTAGCCACTATCATGCTGCTCGTCCACTTGCAGCGAGCGGGTCATAAGCCATTCGCGCTGGTTGGTGGTGCTACCGGAATGATTGGCGATCCGTCGGGCAAAGCGGCCGAACGGGAATTTCTTTCGGAAGAAACGCTACAGCGTAATCAGAATGGCATCCGCCAGCAGCTAACCAAGTTTCTCGACTTCGACTGCGGGGCCAACTCAGCCGAGATGGTTAACAACTACGACTGGTTCAAGGAGATTTCCTTTCTGGGTTTTCTACGGGAAGCTGGCAAACATATTACCGTCAATTATATGATGGCAAAGGATTCGGTCAAGAAACGGCTCGAAACGGGTATCTCCTTCACCGAATTCTCGTACCAGTTGTTGCAGGGCTACGATTTTTACTGGCTTTACAAGCATAAGAACGTACGCTTACAAATGGGTGGTTCTGACCAGTGGGGTAACATAACCACCGGTACCGAATTCATTCGTCGAAAAGAAGGAGGAGCTGAACATCTGGAAGGAGGGCATCAGGCATTTGCCCTGACCACACCCCTGGTGACCAAATCGGACGGCACCAAGTTTGGGAAATCTGAAAGTGGCAACGTCTGGCTGGACCCTGCACTTACTTCGCCCTACCAATTTTATCAGTTCTGGCTTAATACGGCCGATGCCGACTGTCCACGACTTATTCGGGTTTTCACACTCTTAACACGCGAAGAGATCGAAGAACTGGAGCGACAGCATAATGAGGCTCCTCACCTGCGCATTCTTCAAAAAGCGATTGCGAAAGAAGTAACGACTCGAATACATTCCGAGAGTGGCTATGAATTAGCTGTAAAAGCGTCCGAAGTTCTGTTCGGGAAAGCAACGCTTGAAACCTTACGGTCGATACAAGCGGATGAGTTCGATGTTATTTTTGAAGGGGTACCCCTAACAGAAGTATCGGCAGAGGAATTAGCCAATAGTAAAGACATCACGGATTTGTTATCTGTAGCTAGTCGGGGAGAAGTTTATGCATCTAAAGGCGAAGCAAGGCGAGCCATAACACAAAATGCGGTTAGCATAAATAAAACAAAAGTAACCGATCCTGCTGCACCTGTTGCCTTTGACTGGCTCCAAGACCGCTATATTCTTATATCAAAAGGCAAGAAAAACCACCTGCTGAAAAAAATATAA